A portion of the Gasterosteus aculeatus chromosome 12, fGasAcu3.hap1.1, whole genome shotgun sequence genome contains these proteins:
- the LOC120808620 gene encoding coiled-coil domain-containing protein 81 isoform X3: MVMSDLLRLLSGARGRTLQTLPQLSANDVQCIWAAVSAYIERQMTIQKGVHLAGLGTFTFSQQKSDTGNKRTTTQRPIFLLAGRLIQSLGLKQVRPLAAATKLPVVQLNFAAVSQGTQFSRDVVEGCVRETLLLLFRALASEQDIFLTFQGIGVLSFKNNKVRMKFSRGFIDATGGTGRPLSNNRPESGGSSLSGGPSRLQRTLTANPVTLPTVCSPQPDNKAGDKDAWCSSPAPDQRNAGEVPQQREVKSHQPLQPATVKAVRLSEELKAKPPTQTTDKRSTSVTPAALTPEHLTLSCSGHTRAGQVCTPCELCYLCMQRAQRNVPVYLRGLQQAEERTQEKLLLLKAQQRDKLCMDQEQETLNEQRKHAKHVATFNLQMSEKKEKIRCPLFPASFVFPARPFTPARRIQQHLYKNELQSQMEARRQREAQDQQSRLLGEHLDQVQLVQEAALQKVQQLQQKHERTTHYRRALDTQVGDKKCADPPECQADDSGFNRCQTAANNAEGRERAQKLFVVNFSAAAQQKKEKLHNRLAELEREREVLKHNKMEFTKDHINRFEKKRDISKSLEDEWSRNAGLKHQREEEERRFLRSAGELLVDKLAQYRRCCQCKRRTTNCGETNIWKDSRYLSGSQFMM; encoded by the exons ATGGTGATGTCGGACCTTCTGCGGCTGCTGTCAGGAGCGCGCGGGCGCACGTTGCAAACTCTCCCCCAGCTCTCTGCTAACG atgTGCAATGCATTTGGGCTGCGGTATCCGCCTACATTGAACGTCAGATGACCATACAAAAG GGGGTCCACCTGGCAGGACTGGGGACCTTCACCTTTTCTCAGCAGAAGTCGGACACAGGAAACAAGCGCACAACGACCCAACGACCCATCTTTCTCTTGGCTGGGAGACTCATCCAGTCTCTTGGGTTAAAGCAGGTCAGACCACTGGCTGCAG CAACTAAACTGCCAGTGGTGCAACTGAACTTTGCAGCCGTGTCACAAGGGACTCAATTCAGTCGAGACGTAGTGGAGGGCTGCGTCAGAGaaactcttcttctcctcttcagagCTTTGGCTTCCGAACAAGACATATTCCTCACCTTCCAGGGGATTGGAGTTTTGTCCTTCAAGAACAACAAG GTGCGGATGAAGTTCAGCAGAGGTTTTATTGATGCTACGGGTGGAACCGGTCGGCCGCTGTCTAACAAT AGACCCGAGAGCGGTGGCTCTTCACTGTCTGGTGGTCCGTCCAGGCTTCAGAGGACACTGACCGCCAACCCCGTCACCCTGCCAACTGTCTGCTCTCCTCAGCCGGACAACAAAGCCGGGGACAAAGACGCTTGGTGCTCGTCACCAGCTCCAGACCAGAGGAATGCAGGAG AAGTTCCCCAACAGAGAGAAGTTAAATCCCATCAGCCACTGCAGCCTGCCACGGTGAAAGCTGTCCGCCTGTCAGAAGAACTGAAAGCAAAACCCCCCACGCAGACCACAGACAA GCGCAGCACCTCCGTCACACCAGCAGCGCTCACTCCCGAACACCTGACCCTCAGCTGCTCCGGCCACACCCGCGCTGGACAGGTGTGTACCCCGTGT GAACTGTGCTACCTGTGTATGCAGCGGGCACAAAGAAATGTTCCGGTCTACCTGAGGGGGCTGCAGCAGGCAGAGGAGAGGACTCAGGAGAAACTCTTACTGCTGAAAGCACAGCAGAGAGACAAGCTGTGCATGGACCAAGAAcaa GAGACGCTGAATGAGCAGCGTAAGCATGCAAAGCACGTTGCAACATTTAACCTGCAAATGtcggagaagaaagagaagattCGCTGCCCTCTCTTCCCT gcCTCATTTGTCTTCCCGGCTCGACCCTTCACACCCGCCAGGAGGATCCAGCAACATCTGTACAAGAACGAGCTCCAGAGCCAGATGGAGGCACGGCGGCAACGCGAGGCCCAGGACCAGCAGAGCCGGCTGCTCGGGGAGCACCTGGACCAGGTCCAGCTCGTCCAGGA GGCAGCTTTGCAGAaggtccagcagctccagcagaaaCACGAGAGGACTACGCATTACAGGAGGGCTCTGGACACGCAG GTTGGAGATAAGAAGTGCGCAGATCCTCCTGAGTGTCAAGCTGACGACTCCGGCTTCAACCGCTGCCAGACGGCAGCCAACAACGCAGAAGGCCGTGAGAGGGCACAGAAG CTCTTCGTAGTCAATTTCAGTGCTGCCGCtcagcagaagaaagaaaaactgcaCAACCGCCTCGCcgagctggagagagagagagaagttctgaaacacaacaaaatgga GTTTACAAAGGACCACATCAACCGCTTTGAGAAGAAGCGGGACATCAGTAAGTCACTGGAGGACGAGTGGAGTCGCAACGCGGGGCTCAAACAccagcgagaggaagaggagaggcgCTTCCTCAG GTCTGCTGGTGAGCTACTGGTAGATAAACTGGCACAGTACAGGCGCTGCTGCCAGTGTAAGAGGAGGACCACCAACTGTGGGGAGACAAACATCTGGAAGGACTCTCGCTACCTCTCTGGCTCACAGTTCATGATGTGA
- the LOC120808620 gene encoding coiled-coil domain-containing protein 81 isoform X4 has protein sequence MVMSDLLRLLSGARGRTLQTLPQLSANDVQCIWAAVSAYIERQMTIQKGVHLAGLGTFTFSQQKSDTGNKRTTTQRPIFLLAGRLIQSLGLKQVRPLAAATKLPVVQLNFAAVSQGTQFSRDVVEGCVRETLLLLFRALASEQDIFLTFQGIGVLSFKNNKVRMKFSRGFIDATGGTGRPLSNNRPESGGSSLSGGPSRLQRTLTANPVTLPTVCSPQPDNKAGDKDAWCSSPAPDQRNAGVPQQREVKSHQPLQPATVKAVRLSEELKAKPPTQTTDKRSTSVTPAALTPEHLTLSCSGHTRAGQVCTPCELCYLCMQRAQRNVPVYLRGLQQAEERTQEKLLLLKAQQRDKLCMDQEQETLNEQRKHAKHVATFNLQMSEKKEKIRCPLFPASFVFPARPFTPARRIQQHLYKNELQSQMEARRQREAQDQQSRLLGEHLDQVQLVQEAALQKVQQLQQKHERTTHYRRALDTQVGDKKCADPPECQADDSGFNRCQTAANNAEGRERAQKLFVVNFSAAAQQKKEKLHNRLAELEREREVLKHNKMEFTKDHINRFEKKRDISKSLEDEWSRNAGLKHQREEEERRFLRSAGELLVDKLAQYRRCCQCKRRTTNCGETNIWKDSRYLSGSQFMM, from the exons ATGGTGATGTCGGACCTTCTGCGGCTGCTGTCAGGAGCGCGCGGGCGCACGTTGCAAACTCTCCCCCAGCTCTCTGCTAACG atgTGCAATGCATTTGGGCTGCGGTATCCGCCTACATTGAACGTCAGATGACCATACAAAAG GGGGTCCACCTGGCAGGACTGGGGACCTTCACCTTTTCTCAGCAGAAGTCGGACACAGGAAACAAGCGCACAACGACCCAACGACCCATCTTTCTCTTGGCTGGGAGACTCATCCAGTCTCTTGGGTTAAAGCAGGTCAGACCACTGGCTGCAG CAACTAAACTGCCAGTGGTGCAACTGAACTTTGCAGCCGTGTCACAAGGGACTCAATTCAGTCGAGACGTAGTGGAGGGCTGCGTCAGAGaaactcttcttctcctcttcagagCTTTGGCTTCCGAACAAGACATATTCCTCACCTTCCAGGGGATTGGAGTTTTGTCCTTCAAGAACAACAAG GTGCGGATGAAGTTCAGCAGAGGTTTTATTGATGCTACGGGTGGAACCGGTCGGCCGCTGTCTAACAAT AGACCCGAGAGCGGTGGCTCTTCACTGTCTGGTGGTCCGTCCAGGCTTCAGAGGACACTGACCGCCAACCCCGTCACCCTGCCAACTGTCTGCTCTCCTCAGCCGGACAACAAAGCCGGGGACAAAGACGCTTGGTGCTCGTCACCAGCTCCAGACCAGAGGAATGCAGGAG TTCCCCAACAGAGAGAAGTTAAATCCCATCAGCCACTGCAGCCTGCCACGGTGAAAGCTGTCCGCCTGTCAGAAGAACTGAAAGCAAAACCCCCCACGCAGACCACAGACAA GCGCAGCACCTCCGTCACACCAGCAGCGCTCACTCCCGAACACCTGACCCTCAGCTGCTCCGGCCACACCCGCGCTGGACAGGTGTGTACCCCGTGT GAACTGTGCTACCTGTGTATGCAGCGGGCACAAAGAAATGTTCCGGTCTACCTGAGGGGGCTGCAGCAGGCAGAGGAGAGGACTCAGGAGAAACTCTTACTGCTGAAAGCACAGCAGAGAGACAAGCTGTGCATGGACCAAGAAcaa GAGACGCTGAATGAGCAGCGTAAGCATGCAAAGCACGTTGCAACATTTAACCTGCAAATGtcggagaagaaagagaagattCGCTGCCCTCTCTTCCCT gcCTCATTTGTCTTCCCGGCTCGACCCTTCACACCCGCCAGGAGGATCCAGCAACATCTGTACAAGAACGAGCTCCAGAGCCAGATGGAGGCACGGCGGCAACGCGAGGCCCAGGACCAGCAGAGCCGGCTGCTCGGGGAGCACCTGGACCAGGTCCAGCTCGTCCAGGA GGCAGCTTTGCAGAaggtccagcagctccagcagaaaCACGAGAGGACTACGCATTACAGGAGGGCTCTGGACACGCAG GTTGGAGATAAGAAGTGCGCAGATCCTCCTGAGTGTCAAGCTGACGACTCCGGCTTCAACCGCTGCCAGACGGCAGCCAACAACGCAGAAGGCCGTGAGAGGGCACAGAAG CTCTTCGTAGTCAATTTCAGTGCTGCCGCtcagcagaagaaagaaaaactgcaCAACCGCCTCGCcgagctggagagagagagagaagttctgaaacacaacaaaatgga GTTTACAAAGGACCACATCAACCGCTTTGAGAAGAAGCGGGACATCAGTAAGTCACTGGAGGACGAGTGGAGTCGCAACGCGGGGCTCAAACAccagcgagaggaagaggagaggcgCTTCCTCAG GTCTGCTGGTGAGCTACTGGTAGATAAACTGGCACAGTACAGGCGCTGCTGCCAGTGTAAGAGGAGGACCACCAACTGTGGGGAGACAAACATCTGGAAGGACTCTCGCTACCTCTCTGGCTCACAGTTCATGATGTGA